The Zingiber officinale cultivar Zhangliang chromosome 9A, Zo_v1.1, whole genome shotgun sequence genome window below encodes:
- the LOC122021780 gene encoding uncharacterized protein LOC122021780 isoform X1: protein MKHKKITMPHIQSDKLLLLLLFVQLSFTSLIASQRQHQRVKSAVFLSPPLTLRPGSVASKLYYNVPFPRGHIALKSFNGEVVDGNGTPVPLHETYLHHWVMERYYARKGGAATETNYSDIKSSDNSSYIWARNAGICIGTLRQHFGLGSETRRTDTWVPDPYGIEVGNPSQVPDGYEERWVLNIHAIDTRGVVDRLGCTECKCSLYNVTKDEFGAPLPKHYVGGLYCCHDQTQCKVREGYGNVARTLHLRYTVKWLDWLENHLVPVKIYIFDVTDSGEPVDPTEEDPFKLSCKIEYQVEACRVDDNTKCVDSKKVKLVMAKGGDIVYGVAHQHTAGVGAALYGQDGRVLCTSNPKYGEGEDVGDEVGYIVGMSACYPEPGSVRVTDGEVLTLESNYSSSQAHTGVMGLFYILVAEVAPGEMELPKHTLSFVLAGGVLMAAAGICYLWKKRKNAAYETLAIA from the exons ATGAAACATAAAAAAA TTACAATGCCACACATCCAGTCCGACAAACTTCTGCTACTATTGCTATTCGTGCAGCTATCTTTCACATCCCTCATTGCATCACAAAGACAACATCAACGAGTAAAATCTGCAGTGTTCCTCTCCCCACCTCTCACTCTCCGACCTGGTTCTGTGGCCAGCAAACTATACTACAACGTCCCATTTCCAAGGGGCCACATCGCCCTCAAGAGTTTCAACGGCGAGGTGGTCGATGGAAATGGCACTCCTGTTCCCCTGCATGAAACTTACCTGCATCACTGGGTCATGGAACGATACTATGCGAGAAAGGGCGGCGCTGCCACTGAAACAAACTATTCAGACATTAAATCATCAGACAATTCAAGCTATATATGGGCTAGGAATGCTGGAATTTGCATCGGTACTCTGAGGCAGCACTTCGGGCTCGGTTCGGAGACTCGTCGCACAGACACATGGGTCCCTGACCCCTATGGCATTGAGGTTGGCAACCCCAGCCAAGTCCCAGATGGCTATGAGGAGAGATGGGTGCTGAACATTCACGCAATTGATACTCGGGGAGTCGTGGACCGGCTCGGGTGCACCGAGTGCAAATGCAGCCTCTACAATGTGACTAAGGATGAGTTCGGTGCCCCcctgccgaagcactatgtggGGGGTCTGTATTGTTGCCATGACCAGACACAGTGCAAGGTAAGGGAAGGCTATGGTAATGTTGCCAGGACTTTGCATCTCAGGTACACAGTCAAGTGGCTCGACTGGCTTGAGAACCATCTCGTACCTGTCAAGATATACATTTTTGATGTTACAGATTCAGGTGAGCCAGTTGATCCGACAGAAGAGGACCCTTTCAAGTTAAGCTGCAAG ATAGAGTATCAAGTCGAAGCTTGCAGAGTGGATGATAACACAAAGTGTGTGGATAGTAAAAAGGTTAAGTTGGTGATGGCAAAAGGTGGTGATATTGTGTATGGTGTTGCACACCAGCACACTGCAGGTGTAGGTGCTGCTCTCTATGGTCAG GATGGACGAGTCTTGTGCACTTCCAATCCGAAGTATGGAGAGGGAGAAGATGTCGGTGACGAGGTCGGATACATCGTAGGGATGTCTGCCTGCTACCCAGAGCCAGGCTCTGTGAGAGTTACAGATGGGGAAGTCTTGACATTGGAATCCAACTACAGTAGCAGCCAAGCTCATACTGGAGTCATGGGGCTTTTCTACATTTTGGTGGCTGAAGTTGCACCAG GAGAAATGGAGCTCCCAAAGCACACATTGTCTTTTGTGCTTGCAGGTGGTGTGTTGATGGCAGCAGCTGGAATCTGTTATCTGTGGAAGAAACGCAAGAATGCAGCATATGAAACTTTGGCCATTGCTTAA
- the LOC122021780 gene encoding uncharacterized protein LOC122021780 isoform X2, with protein MPHIQSDKLLLLLLFVQLSFTSLIASQRQHQRVKSAVFLSPPLTLRPGSVASKLYYNVPFPRGHIALKSFNGEVVDGNGTPVPLHETYLHHWVMERYYARKGGAATETNYSDIKSSDNSSYIWARNAGICIGTLRQHFGLGSETRRTDTWVPDPYGIEVGNPSQVPDGYEERWVLNIHAIDTRGVVDRLGCTECKCSLYNVTKDEFGAPLPKHYVGGLYCCHDQTQCKVREGYGNVARTLHLRYTVKWLDWLENHLVPVKIYIFDVTDSGEPVDPTEEDPFKLSCKIEYQVEACRVDDNTKCVDSKKVKLVMAKGGDIVYGVAHQHTAGVGAALYGQDGRVLCTSNPKYGEGEDVGDEVGYIVGMSACYPEPGSVRVTDGEVLTLESNYSSSQAHTGVMGLFYILVAEVAPGEMELPKHTLSFVLAGGVLMAAAGICYLWKKRKNAAYETLAIA; from the exons ATGCCACACATCCAGTCCGACAAACTTCTGCTACTATTGCTATTCGTGCAGCTATCTTTCACATCCCTCATTGCATCACAAAGACAACATCAACGAGTAAAATCTGCAGTGTTCCTCTCCCCACCTCTCACTCTCCGACCTGGTTCTGTGGCCAGCAAACTATACTACAACGTCCCATTTCCAAGGGGCCACATCGCCCTCAAGAGTTTCAACGGCGAGGTGGTCGATGGAAATGGCACTCCTGTTCCCCTGCATGAAACTTACCTGCATCACTGGGTCATGGAACGATACTATGCGAGAAAGGGCGGCGCTGCCACTGAAACAAACTATTCAGACATTAAATCATCAGACAATTCAAGCTATATATGGGCTAGGAATGCTGGAATTTGCATCGGTACTCTGAGGCAGCACTTCGGGCTCGGTTCGGAGACTCGTCGCACAGACACATGGGTCCCTGACCCCTATGGCATTGAGGTTGGCAACCCCAGCCAAGTCCCAGATGGCTATGAGGAGAGATGGGTGCTGAACATTCACGCAATTGATACTCGGGGAGTCGTGGACCGGCTCGGGTGCACCGAGTGCAAATGCAGCCTCTACAATGTGACTAAGGATGAGTTCGGTGCCCCcctgccgaagcactatgtggGGGGTCTGTATTGTTGCCATGACCAGACACAGTGCAAGGTAAGGGAAGGCTATGGTAATGTTGCCAGGACTTTGCATCTCAGGTACACAGTCAAGTGGCTCGACTGGCTTGAGAACCATCTCGTACCTGTCAAGATATACATTTTTGATGTTACAGATTCAGGTGAGCCAGTTGATCCGACAGAAGAGGACCCTTTCAAGTTAAGCTGCAAG ATAGAGTATCAAGTCGAAGCTTGCAGAGTGGATGATAACACAAAGTGTGTGGATAGTAAAAAGGTTAAGTTGGTGATGGCAAAAGGTGGTGATATTGTGTATGGTGTTGCACACCAGCACACTGCAGGTGTAGGTGCTGCTCTCTATGGTCAG GATGGACGAGTCTTGTGCACTTCCAATCCGAAGTATGGAGAGGGAGAAGATGTCGGTGACGAGGTCGGATACATCGTAGGGATGTCTGCCTGCTACCCAGAGCCAGGCTCTGTGAGAGTTACAGATGGGGAAGTCTTGACATTGGAATCCAACTACAGTAGCAGCCAAGCTCATACTGGAGTCATGGGGCTTTTCTACATTTTGGTGGCTGAAGTTGCACCAG GAGAAATGGAGCTCCCAAAGCACACATTGTCTTTTGTGCTTGCAGGTGGTGTGTTGATGGCAGCAGCTGGAATCTGTTATCTGTGGAAGAAACGCAAGAATGCAGCATATGAAACTTTGGCCATTGCTTAA